One window of the Nocardia terpenica genome contains the following:
- a CDS encoding ROK family transcriptional regulator: MTSPTLERSSTPTLPARTVPSRPAVPAELRIADNPAAAVLRAATRGPIFRDSAAQATGLSIATVNRQVSALLSAGLLRERADLTASGAVGRPRVPFEVDTDSFATLGVHIGATVTRIIAADLSGRILGGLDIATPQAGQDAALTIIARSAKAFLDRLPRRRPLWTGVALAGRVDPAGGLVDHPRLGWQAAPVGAVFGTVLDLPVSVSAHVEAMAAAELLLTSGEEERPGSSLYIYARETAGVAVTLHDRVHTPTNGPGSIAHLPTGSDVECSCGRRGCLEATVGEAALLGRAVRAGIVPKREAPRRPAIGDLYRVAESGSEPARSLLLERADILGRSAALIRDMFNPDRVVLGGQAFTGYRPGIDRVAKAFAQSTALPQADLRISRFGGRVQEHAAAVTSLSVFYADPLSAMRRATRTPR, encoded by the coding sequence ATGACGAGCCCCACCCTCGAGCGATCGTCGACCCCCACCCTGCCCGCCCGGACGGTGCCGTCGCGCCCGGCGGTGCCCGCCGAGCTCCGCATCGCGGACAATCCGGCCGCCGCGGTGCTGCGCGCCGCCACCCGCGGTCCCATCTTCCGCGACAGTGCCGCGCAGGCAACGGGTTTGAGCATCGCCACCGTGAACCGCCAAGTCTCCGCACTACTTTCGGCCGGGCTGCTGCGGGAGCGCGCCGACCTCACCGCGTCCGGCGCCGTCGGACGCCCCCGGGTGCCCTTCGAGGTGGACACCGACTCCTTCGCCACCCTGGGTGTGCACATCGGCGCCACTGTCACCCGCATCATCGCGGCCGACCTGTCCGGGCGCATTCTCGGTGGCCTGGACATCGCCACCCCGCAGGCGGGCCAGGACGCCGCGCTCACCATTATCGCCCGCAGCGCCAAGGCATTCCTGGACCGACTGCCGCGCCGCCGCCCGCTGTGGACCGGTGTGGCGCTGGCCGGTCGTGTCGACCCGGCCGGTGGGCTGGTCGACCATCCGCGCCTGGGCTGGCAGGCCGCGCCGGTGGGCGCCGTCTTCGGGACGGTGCTGGACCTGCCGGTGTCGGTCTCCGCGCACGTGGAGGCGATGGCCGCGGCCGAACTGCTGCTGACCTCCGGTGAGGAGGAGCGGCCCGGGTCCAGCCTGTACATCTACGCGCGCGAGACCGCCGGTGTCGCGGTCACCCTGCACGATCGCGTGCACACCCCCACCAACGGCCCCGGCTCCATCGCGCACCTGCCGACCGGTTCGGACGTGGAGTGCTCGTGCGGCCGCCGCGGCTGCCTCGAGGCCACCGTCGGCGAGGCCGCGCTGCTGGGCCGGGCGGTGCGCGCGGGCATTGTGCCCAAGCGGGAGGCGCCGCGCCGTCCCGCGATCGGCGACCTGTACCGGGTCGCCGAGTCCGGCTCCGAACCGGCCCGGTCCCTGCTGCTGGAGCGCGCCGACATCCTCGGCCGCTCCGCCGCCCTGATCCGCGACATGTTCAACCCCGACCGGGTGGTGCTGGGCGGCCAGGCATTCACCGGCTACCGTCCCGGAATCGACCGAGTGGCAAAGGCTTTCGCCCAGAGCACCGCGCTCCCGCAGGCCGACCTGCGAATCAGCCGCTTCGGCGGCCGAGTCCAGGAGCACGCGGCGGCGGTAACCTCCCTCAGCGTCTTCTACGCCGACCCCCTCTCCGCCATGCGCCGTGCCACCCGCACCCCGCGCTGA
- a CDS encoding FAD-dependent monooxygenase, with protein sequence MGKSVLISGAGVAGSTLAYWLGRHGFSVTVVERAADRRSSGHPVDVKGPAVAVAEAMGVMPQLREVATRVERLLFVDDEGRPRARVRTTVFSGSAGDREVEVSRADLARIMLKAAREHAEIRWGDTITGLTPTGDGVDVTFAEGSPARFDLVVGADGAHSTVRRLAFGPEHEFRRHLGMYVAAVPVDRPFGSGREAILHNSPGRGFALHPGAGQPGAMFIFRHAEIPGLDYRDLARHKEILTAAYRNRLGRFAEYLDRARATDDLYFDAVSRIHLPRWSTRHITLLGDAASSVSLFGNGSTLAIAGAHTLAEELTRSPADIPDALRRYEQRHRRLAAPHQRGYIAAALLLVPGSRAAITLRNTVIRLLPS encoded by the coding sequence ATGGGCAAGAGCGTGCTGATTTCGGGAGCCGGGGTCGCGGGGTCGACACTGGCGTATTGGCTGGGGCGGCACGGGTTTTCGGTGACCGTCGTGGAGCGCGCCGCGGACCGGCGATCGAGCGGGCATCCGGTGGATGTGAAGGGACCCGCCGTGGCGGTGGCCGAGGCGATGGGGGTCATGCCGCAGTTGCGGGAGGTGGCCACGCGGGTGGAGCGACTGCTCTTCGTCGACGACGAGGGGCGGCCGCGCGCCCGGGTGCGGACCACGGTATTCAGCGGGTCGGCGGGCGATCGGGAGGTGGAGGTCTCTCGCGCCGATCTCGCGCGCATCATGCTGAAGGCCGCGCGCGAGCACGCCGAGATCCGCTGGGGCGACACCATAACCGGGCTCACACCGACCGGCGACGGCGTCGACGTCACCTTCGCGGAGGGCTCCCCCGCCCGCTTCGACCTGGTGGTCGGCGCGGACGGCGCGCACTCCACGGTCCGGCGCCTGGCCTTCGGCCCGGAACACGAATTCCGCAGGCACCTGGGCATGTACGTGGCCGCCGTGCCGGTCGACCGGCCCTTCGGTTCCGGCCGCGAGGCGATCCTGCACAACAGCCCGGGCCGGGGATTCGCGCTGCACCCGGGCGCCGGACAACCGGGCGCGATGTTCATCTTCCGGCACGCCGAGATCCCCGGACTGGACTATCGCGACCTGGCCCGGCACAAGGAAATCCTCACGGCGGCCTACCGAAACCGGTTGGGCCGCTTCGCCGAATACCTCGACCGAGCGCGCGCGACCGACGACCTCTACTTCGACGCGGTGAGCCGAATCCACCTGCCGCGGTGGTCGACTCGCCACATCACCCTACTGGGCGACGCGGCATCCTCGGTGTCCCTGTTCGGCAACGGTTCCACACTGGCCATCGCGGGCGCCCACACCCTGGCCGAGGAACTGACCCGCAGCCCCGCCGACATCCCCGACGCCCTCCGCCGCTACGAACAGCGCCACCGCAGACTCGCCGCCCCGCACCAGCGCGGATACATCGCAGCGGCCCTCCTACTCGTCCCCGGCTCCCGCGCCGCTATCACACTGCGCAACACCGTGATTCGCCTCCTGCCGTCTTAG
- a CDS encoding ArnT family glycosyltransferase → MTTVLTETPPDERRWRVWRSPVGQPAWARPTILLVAGVAALSYAWGIAQQNPQLYYAAAVRSMATSWHGFFFAAFDPAGLASIDKLPGAFWVQALSVRVFGPHIWALVLPQVVEGVLTVLLLYRVVRRTAGPAAGVVAALVMACTPETVALDRGNISDTLLILLLVLAADRVLVAVDTGRSRNLWYAGILIGLAFQTKMLQAWFLVPILALVYLICAPKPLLRKRIGHTLGFGIVALAISLSWMIVVSLIPAAHRPYVDGSKHNSLFEQVFLYNGFARTDSSFGVGAANFQIGTAGQGYRAALVLGPDNRLDHVFAGGGGRAAGWLVPLALVALIALAVLLRRRSTGWVGPRPAALLLWGGWLLLHLAVFLAIGTVNPYYLAVLAPPVAALIGWATVEFVRSTDRRVHWLGVAAVALTVVYGWWLLQPAPSAVRWATVVVAVAACAVGAWSRGRASVAALLVAAVAAPAVAAGSLVADGYGALDLPFEPKTTSLVTQKAIADAFRGAPKLVATAHKVFPDARYPLIAYIGIVASPFIFTTGAEVPAFGGFTGTAPVLTLDDLTRLVAQGQIGFALVNQVDDPRVQFIEKYCKPLPDNKGGQTIGAYVCARPVALGPGAQPSK, encoded by the coding sequence GTGACGACGGTACTCACCGAAACGCCGCCGGACGAGCGGCGCTGGCGGGTCTGGCGTTCTCCGGTCGGTCAGCCCGCCTGGGCGCGGCCGACGATATTGCTCGTGGCGGGGGTCGCGGCCCTGAGCTACGCGTGGGGGATCGCGCAGCAGAATCCGCAGCTGTATTACGCCGCGGCGGTGCGGTCGATGGCCACCAGCTGGCACGGCTTCTTCTTCGCCGCATTCGATCCCGCCGGACTGGCCAGCATCGACAAGCTGCCGGGCGCGTTCTGGGTGCAGGCGCTGTCGGTGCGGGTGTTCGGCCCGCACATCTGGGCGCTGGTGCTGCCGCAGGTCGTCGAGGGCGTGCTGACCGTGCTGCTGCTCTACCGGGTGGTGCGCCGGACGGCCGGTCCGGCGGCCGGTGTGGTGGCGGCGCTGGTCATGGCGTGCACCCCGGAAACGGTGGCGCTCGATCGCGGCAATATCTCGGACACGCTGCTCATCCTGCTGCTGGTGCTCGCCGCCGATCGCGTCCTCGTCGCCGTGGACACCGGAAGATCCCGAAACCTTTGGTACGCCGGGATTCTCATCGGCCTCGCCTTCCAGACCAAGATGCTGCAGGCGTGGTTCCTGGTGCCGATCCTGGCGCTGGTCTACCTGATCTGCGCCCCGAAACCGCTGCTGCGCAAGCGAATCGGCCATACACTCGGCTTCGGCATTGTCGCCCTGGCGATCTCGCTCAGCTGGATGATCGTGGTGAGCCTGATCCCGGCCGCGCATCGGCCGTATGTGGATGGCAGCAAGCACAATTCGCTGTTCGAACAGGTATTTCTCTACAACGGCTTCGCCCGCACCGACAGCTCGTTCGGGGTGGGCGCCGCCAACTTCCAGATCGGGACGGCGGGCCAGGGGTATCGCGCCGCACTCGTCCTCGGACCGGACAATCGGCTCGATCATGTCTTCGCCGGTGGCGGCGGGCGCGCGGCGGGCTGGCTGGTCCCGCTGGCGCTGGTGGCCCTGATCGCGCTGGCCGTGCTGCTGCGCCGCCGCTCGACCGGATGGGTCGGGCCGCGCCCCGCCGCGCTGCTGCTGTGGGGCGGGTGGCTGCTGCTGCACCTGGCGGTGTTCCTGGCCATCGGCACCGTGAATCCGTACTATCTCGCGGTGCTCGCCCCGCCCGTGGCCGCGCTGATCGGTTGGGCGACAGTAGAATTCGTGCGATCGACCGATCGGCGCGTGCACTGGCTCGGCGTCGCCGCCGTGGCGCTCACCGTGGTCTACGGCTGGTGGCTGCTGCAGCCCGCCCCGAGCGCGGTGCGCTGGGCGACGGTCGTGGTGGCGGTGGCCGCGTGTGCGGTCGGGGCCTGGTCGCGCGGGCGTGCCTCGGTGGCCGCGCTGCTGGTCGCCGCGGTCGCGGCCCCGGCGGTGGCCGCGGGCTCGCTGGTCGCCGACGGTTACGGCGCCCTGGACCTGCCGTTCGAACCCAAGACGACCAGCCTCGTCACCCAGAAGGCCATCGCCGACGCGTTCCGCGGGGCGCCCAAGCTCGTCGCCACGGCCCACAAGGTGTTTCCGGACGCGCGCTACCCCCTGATCGCCTATATCGGAATCGTGGCCTCCCCGTTCATCTTCACCACGGGTGCCGAGGTACCGGCCTTCGGCGGCTTCACCGGGACGGCCCCGGTGCTGACCCTCGACGACCTCACCCGGCTGGTGGCGCAGGGGCAGATCGGCTTCGCCCTGGTCAATCAGGTCGACGACCCGCGCGTGCAGTTCATCGAGAAGTACTGTAAACCGTTGCCGGACAACAAGGGTGGTCAAACCATCGGCGCCTACGTGTGTGCCCGACCGGTCGCGCTCGGGCCGGGCGCCCAGCCCTCCAAGTAG